A portion of the Streptomyces coeruleoprunus genome contains these proteins:
- a CDS encoding ATP-binding protein, which produces MRDPLSVLTDAFTSFLFGKVETTRLPVRTSTGQAQAVYLPTAAPGLGDSGVIIGREVYSGKGYIYDPFQLYGQQLPAPHWLVLGESGNGKSALEKTYVLRQLRFRDRQVVVLDAQGEDGVGEWNLIAEELGITPIRLDPMAALDDGIRLNPLDPAITTTGQLALLRTIIEVAMGHGLDERSGFALKVAHAYVNETITDRQPVLTDIVEQLRHPEAESAEAMNVDIDDVRAWGLDVALVLDRLVDGDLRGMFDGPTTVGIDLDAPLIVFDLSHIDRNSIAMPILMAIVGVWLEHTWIRPDRKKRIFLVEEAWHIINSPFVAQLFQRLLKFGRRLGLSFVAVVHHLSDVVDGAAAREAAAILKMASTRTIYAQKADEARATGRVLGLPRWAVEIIPTLTPGIAVWDVNGNVQVVKHLVTEAERPLVYTDRAMTESAPPELPDDMRAAEWEAEQRAALIERQMNGSPESTVA; this is translated from the coding sequence ATGCGTGATCCGCTGTCCGTCCTCACCGACGCCTTCACCTCCTTCCTCTTCGGGAAGGTGGAGACCACCCGTCTGCCCGTACGCACCTCCACCGGCCAGGCCCAGGCCGTCTACCTGCCGACCGCCGCCCCCGGCCTCGGCGACTCCGGCGTGATCATCGGCCGCGAGGTGTACAGCGGCAAGGGCTACATCTACGACCCCTTCCAGTTGTACGGGCAGCAGCTCCCCGCCCCCCACTGGCTGGTGCTCGGGGAGTCCGGCAACGGCAAGTCGGCGCTGGAGAAGACGTACGTCCTGCGCCAGCTCCGCTTCCGCGACCGCCAGGTCGTCGTCCTCGACGCCCAGGGCGAGGACGGAGTCGGCGAGTGGAACCTCATCGCGGAGGAGCTGGGGATAACGCCCATCCGGCTCGACCCCATGGCCGCCCTCGACGACGGCATCCGCCTCAACCCGCTCGACCCGGCCATCACCACCACCGGCCAGCTCGCGCTGCTCCGCACCATCATCGAGGTCGCCATGGGGCACGGCCTCGACGAGCGGTCCGGCTTCGCGCTGAAGGTCGCCCACGCGTACGTCAACGAGACCATCACCGACCGACAGCCCGTCCTCACCGACATCGTCGAGCAACTCCGCCACCCCGAGGCGGAATCGGCGGAGGCGATGAACGTCGACATAGACGACGTACGGGCCTGGGGTCTGGACGTCGCCCTCGTCCTCGACCGGCTCGTCGACGGTGACCTGCGCGGCATGTTCGACGGGCCGACGACCGTCGGCATCGACCTCGACGCGCCGCTCATCGTCTTCGACCTGTCGCACATCGACCGCAACTCCATCGCCATGCCCATCCTCATGGCGATCGTCGGCGTCTGGCTGGAGCACACCTGGATCCGCCCCGACCGGAAGAAGCGCATCTTCCTGGTCGAGGAGGCCTGGCACATCATCAACAGCCCGTTCGTGGCCCAGCTGTTCCAGCGGCTGCTGAAGTTCGGCCGACGCCTCGGCCTGTCCTTCGTCGCGGTCGTCCACCACCTCAGCGACGTCGTCGACGGGGCTGCGGCCCGCGAGGCCGCGGCCATCCTGAAGATGGCCTCGACGCGGACGATCTACGCCCAGAAAGCCGACGAGGCACGGGCGACGGGACGGGTCCTCGGCCTGCCCCGGTGGGCCGTGGAGATCATCCCGACCCTCACCCCCGGCATCGCCGTCTGGGACGTCAACGGCAATGTCCAGGTCGTCAAACACCTGGTCACCGAAGCGGAACGGCCCCTCGTCTACACCGACCGGGCCATGACCGAGTCCGCCCCGCCGGAGCTGCCCGACGACATGCGGGCCGCCGAATGGGAGGCGGAACAGCGCGCGGCCCTCATCGAGCGGCAGATGAACGGCTCACCCGAGTCCACGGTGGCGTGA